Sequence from the Saccharopolyspora pogona genome:
CACGGGCCGCGCCCACCGGACCGGGCAGCCGTCCCCGCGTCTCGCGTCCATTCGGGCGCGGGGACGGTCCAATCTTCACCCGAAATTTCGTCGCGGACTAGGTCTTGCTGGCAGCCATCAGGAACGAGGCAACTCGATGACCATTTGGGGATTCGTGATCGGTCTCGCCGCCGTGGCGAGCATCGCGCTGTGGGCGACGTTCTATTACGCCCCGGCACGGCACGCCGGTAGTGGCGAGGGTGCGCTGACGGTTGCCTATCTGGTCGCGCGGGTGGAGGCCGAGACGTGCGGACATGGCCGGCATCGGCTCCGCGAGCCGGTCGTAATGCGCGGCGATCTGGCCGCTGCGCTCGCCATCGAGGAAACCCGGCACCTGCCACTGGTCGAGTCTGGTTTGCCGGTCGATGACCGGGAAGCGATGGCGCGGCACCCCGGAATGCTGCGGCGACTCCTGGTCGCGCTGCGCGCCTTGTAGACCCGCTGGGGGCGCCGCTGCCTTCCCCCGACCGGCGCCCCCACCGCAACCACGTGCCCAGTCGTCATCGACTCTCGGCGGTGGCTGGGCACTCGGATGGTCGGGTAGCGGAAGCCCCCGACGTCGCCCGACCATCCACCCCGGCGTGGAGTGGGAATCGACGCGCGGCAGTGCGCCGCAACCGAGCTCCGCGCGCCGGGGCGGGTCCCAAATGGAAACGAGAGCGAGGGGAGGTGATCGGGTGCCATCCGAAATCACCCACAAGTCGGCGTTCTCGCCGATGAGGCTACTAGGGGCGCTCGTCGCGATGTGGGTCTTCGGCTACCTGGTCGGGATCAACAACGCGCGGAGTGAGCCGACGATGCCCGAACCGAGTCGCACTATCCACGTCACGCCGAGCCAGTGAGCCGTCAGGAGGATACCCGTGCACGAACTCATTGCCGCGCCGTTTCTTGATCATTATCTACTGATGCGGCCGGGCAGGCAGGAGGGGATGAAGATCCCGTTTCGCCGGTACCACGAGCTTCGGACGGCGACCGTCGACCAGCCCTGTCCCTCGTGGCTGGTCGACGCCGTCCAGCGGGCGTGGGGGCTAGATCTTGCCCACCGCCAGGCGGACGCGGTACTCGTCCGGCCGCCATCGCTGTACGGATACGCCCGCGCTTCCTACGAATTGAACCTCGGGTGTAACTACAATTGCGCGTTCTGCTACCTCGGCGAGAAGAAGTTCGAAGGTCTGGACTGGCACGGCCGGGAACGACTCCTCCACGTCATCCGGGACGCCGGGGTCGTGTGGCTTCAGCTCACCGGAGGCGAACCGCTGATCGATCCGCTGTTCCGAGAGGTCTACGGGCTCGCCTACGCGCTCGGAATGATGCTGACGATCAGCTCGAACGGTTCCAGGCTGCACGATCCGCGAATTCTGAACCTGATCACCCGGTACCGGCCGTACCGAATCGTCGTCAGCATCTACGGTGCCACGGAAGAGACCTACGACAAGGTAACCCGGCGGCGCGGCACGTTCCGACAGTTCCGGCGCGGGCTCGCCGCCGCGCACGAAACGGGTTTGTCCCTGCGGTTCAACGTGGTTGTGATCGATGAGAACGCGCATGAGCTCGACGCGATGCGGGCGCTTGCGGACGAGTTCGGCGGCGATCACCACGTCTACAGCAACATCTCGCCGACGATCCACGGTGGACCTGAGAGCCTGACGTCGCAGTCAACGGAGCACCTTCGCGTCCGTAAGCCGTTCACCGGCTGCAACGCCGGGGTGACCCACTTTCACGCCGACCCGTTCGGGCTCGCGTCCATCTGCAAGGTCGGCCGAGACGAACAGGTCGATCTCGTGGCCGAAGGCGTCGAAGGACTGTCGAAGCTTCCGCCGATCGCGGACAAGCTCATGGTTCGTACCGGCGGGTGTTCGGGGTGCGCCCTGCAAGGCTCCTGCGGGGTCTGTAGGCCACTCGCGAAGCGCTACCAGGAGGCAAAAGCGCCCCTGGCTAGCTACTGCCAGCACGGGAGGAGGTGAACCAACGTGACCGCTGTTTCCGTGACGCTCGAACCGCCGAAGGCAGGCGAGGTGATCGAGGTGGACGAGATCGAGTTCGTCGGCGACCTGGACGTCCTGTCCGAGTCGAACCGATGCTCGTGCGCCGCCAGCGACGACAACCCGTACTGATCCACAACCGCACCACCCGAACGAGCCTGCACAGCGTCGTGCAGGCTCGTTCGGCGTCTCGCTAGGCTCTCCCGACGTACGTCCCCCGATGCACGAGGTACGACCATGACGCTAGCGCGCCTGGACTGGCAAGAGCTGCCCCCGCAC
This genomic interval carries:
- a CDS encoding radical SAM protein, with translation MHELIAAPFLDHYLLMRPGRQEGMKIPFRRYHELRTATVDQPCPSWLVDAVQRAWGLDLAHRQADAVLVRPPSLYGYARASYELNLGCNYNCAFCYLGEKKFEGLDWHGRERLLHVIRDAGVVWLQLTGGEPLIDPLFREVYGLAYALGMMLTISSNGSRLHDPRILNLITRYRPYRIVVSIYGATEETYDKVTRRRGTFRQFRRGLAAAHETGLSLRFNVVVIDENAHELDAMRALADEFGGDHHVYSNISPTIHGGPESLTSQSTEHLRVRKPFTGCNAGVTHFHADPFGLASICKVGRDEQVDLVAEGVEGLSKLPPIADKLMVRTGGCSGCALQGSCGVCRPLAKRYQEAKAPLASYCQHGRR